A genomic region of Gossypium hirsutum isolate 1008001.06 chromosome D01, Gossypium_hirsutum_v2.1, whole genome shotgun sequence contains the following coding sequences:
- the LOC107922396 gene encoding LOW QUALITY PROTEIN: RING-H2 finger protein ATL65-like (The sequence of the model RefSeq protein was modified relative to this genomic sequence to represent the inferred CDS: deleted 2 bases in 1 codon) yields PPPPSPLSSSSPPSSSSSSPSLSPPSKLPVDFSPPLIAMVVVVAAAFLVVTYSRLISKRLVPLILRLLSFFRRRRRRRWFLPSTTTDLDSLPPSDPFDLPLSPYGLDASAIKTLPLSLYTSKLDNNSPKDCAVCLLEFEDNEYVRTLPVCSHAFHVDCIDVWLKSHANCPLCRAGIFATESPFTPLMAARIRPSLDDPVFENNTLESLTETPLQSFPNNTITEITEEPSPRRRNGNSNCEERFNFVLKRLYSFGFERSLAAERMITEPNTASPWRYRRGGNGFWSRRTSPFGSLMMKPRVFSFRYYGGIKASPFFGRRGFFPLSVSSVRFTAAGGGSSRRSKSMASPMFLRSAASSVAAFSSSRLRCGDPEALLSPERFNRR; encoded by the exons CCCCCTCCCCCTTCTCCCTTGTCATCATCATCACCGCCATCGTCGTCGTCATCATCACCTTCGTTGTCGCCGCCTTCAAAGCTTCCAGTTGACTTCAGCCCACCGTTGATCGCAATGGTGGTAGTAGTTGCTGCAGCATTTTTAGTCGTTACCTATTCGCGTCTAATCTCAAAACGGCTCGTCCCTCTAATTCTCCGTCTACTGAGCTTCTtccgccgccgccgccgccgccgtTGGTTCCTTCCATCCACCACGACCGACCTTGACTCTCTTCCACCTTCTGATCCCTTCGATCTCCCTCTTTCCCCTTACGGTCTTGATGCCTCTGCCATCAAAACCCTGCCGCTTTCCCTCTATACTTCAAAACTAGAC AACAACAGCCCCAAAGACTGTGCCGTATGTCTATTGGAGTTCGAAGACAATGAATACGTTCGAACACTCCCAGTTTGCTCGCATGCCTTCCACGTGGATTGCATTGACGTTTGGTTGAAATCACACGCTAACTGCCCACTTTGTAGAGCTGGAATTTTCGCTACAGAATCTCCTTTTACTCCGTTAATGGCAGCCAGAATCCGTCCGAGCCTCGACGACCCCGTTTTTGAGAACAACACATTGGAGTCCCTAACTGAAACTCCTCTGCAATCTTTTCCAAATAACACCATAACGGAGATAACCGAAGAACCGTCACCCAGAAGAAGGAACGGGAATAGCAATTGCGAGGAGaggtttaattttgttttaaaaaggttATATTCATTTGGGTTCGAGAGGAGTTTAGCCGCAGAGAGGATGATAACCGAGCCGAACACAGCGTCGCCTTGGAGGTACAGGAGAGGAGGGAATGGATTTTGGAGCAGAAGGACGTCTCCGTTTGGGTCATTAATGATGAAACCCAGGGTTTTCTCGTTTAGGTACTACGGAGGGATCAAAGCTTCGCCATTTTTTGGTCGGAGAGGGTTTTTTCCATTGTCGGTATCAAGTGTTAGATTTACCGCCGCAGGCGGAGGCTCGTCGAGAAGAAGTAAGTCGATGGCGAGTCCGATGTTTTTAAGATCAGCAGCTTCAAGTGTGGCGGCTTTCTCGTCGAGTCGGCTCAGATGCGGGGATCCAGAGGCGCTGCTATCACCGGAGAGGTTTAacagaagataa